The Elusimicrobiota bacterium sequence GTTAGAAGCGCTTATACCCGGGGGAATTTTGGGAAAACAACCGGATATAAGAGGGGAAGAAATACTCAAGCTTACGCTTGATAAAATCAAACCAAACAAATACCAGGCGAGGAAAAAGTTTGACATTGAAAAGCTTACGGAACTAGCGCAGTCCATAAAAGAAAAAGGGGTCATTCAGCCGCTTATTGTAAGCCCTTCGCTGATTCCCGGTGAATTTGAACTTATTGCCGGCGAGCGCAGGTACCGCGCCTGCAAAATGACAGGGCTTAAGGAAATTCCTGCCATTGTCCGCCATGTTAACGACAAAGAACGTTCGCAGATTTCCCTGATAGAAAATATCCAGCGTGAAGATTTAGACCCTATCGAAGAAGCCAATGGTTTTAAATCAATAATTGAAGAATTCAAACTTACCCAGGAAGAACTTGCCAAACTGGTAGGCAAAGAAAGGTCTGTTGTAGCGAATACTTTGAGATTATTAAATCTGCCTGAAGAAATTCAGGAGCTGGTTTCAAGCGGCTCTATAACTTCAGGCCATGCCAGGACGCTAGCAGGGATCCCTGAAAGCGACAAGCAGAAAGAACTGCTAAAAAGGATACAACGGGAAAAACTTACCGTAAGGGAAATTGAAAATATTGTTAAAGACTGGAAATCAGAAATCCGCCGGAGCGGCGGGAAGCCTGTAAAGCGCAAACGCTCGGCAGAACTGATTGATTTTGAAAATAATCTGCAGAAAGCGCTGGGAACGAAAGTGCAGGTGTTTTCCCGCGGTAAAAAAGGGAAAATAATTATCCACTTTTATTCTCTTGAAGAACTTGATAAAATAGTAAGGGAGCTGAAGAAAAGCAGGAACCCCTAAGGGGAAACTAAGGAGGAAGCA is a genomic window containing:
- a CDS encoding ParB/RepB/Spo0J family partition protein gives rise to the protein MAKGLGRGLEALIPGGILGKQPDIRGEEILKLTLDKIKPNKYQARKKFDIEKLTELAQSIKEKGVIQPLIVSPSLIPGEFELIAGERRYRACKMTGLKEIPAIVRHVNDKERSQISLIENIQREDLDPIEEANGFKSIIEEFKLTQEELAKLVGKERSVVANTLRLLNLPEEIQELVSSGSITSGHARTLAGIPESDKQKELLKRIQREKLTVREIENIVKDWKSEIRRSGGKPVKRKRSAELIDFENNLQKALGTKVQVFSRGKKGKIIIHFYSLEELDKIVRELKKSRNP